The genome window TTTTTATAAGTCTTCTTGAGTCTACATAATTATTATTAGCAAAAAAAAGACATTTTTTAAAATAATAGTTATCTTTTTTTTCTATATAATTAACTGCATTATAGAAAAAAGCTTCTCTTGGGTTCTTTAATTCTATATAGCGAATTTTGGTTTCTTCAATATTTATTTTTTTAGAATGATATTTAGAGTGAAACAATATTTCTACAAAACTATCTACAAAATCCTCTTTCAATAAAAATATTTCTTTGTAGTTAATGCCTTGATGTTGCAAAATATATACAATAACAAGCATTTTTATATATTTCATAGTATCGTTTTCACTTAAATGCTTGTATTTAAAATACTTCGCCGTAAGCATATTTACTGATTTATCCTTATATCTTTCAAACAGCACATCAAAATACTTATGCTTAATATAAGAGATATAATAATCTTTATTCTCTTCCCAAACTTTAATCTCAAATTCTTCATTACCGCTGACAGCAACATAATAATTATTGTAACGGTAATCCTTTTTAAGATTTTCTTTTATAGTTTCGCTTAAAGTTTTTTTCATAAAATCTCCTTAATATTCCAATAGTCTTTTTATTCCAAATGTTAGAATTACAATTGCCACGCTGACAATAATAAATACAGTAAGAGAAATAAATAAACTTGAAAATATCAGATATCCTATAAGCAGTATGCGCCTAATTGAAGTATATTCTTCGTCCATTAAAGCAATCTTGATTATCACACTAACAATTAAATAGCCAATCGTTTCTGCAATAATTGTGTTTGCATTAAAATTAAACATAGCTTACCGCCTGAATTTATAAAAGTAATCCACGATAAAAAACGACAGGATAAAGCTAATTATAGTAGTTTGCCAATCTGTCAAATAGATAGTATTCAAATAATGAATACTATCTACCGCAGGTTTAAGTAAATGGTGCGCTTGTGCTGTCATCTTTATCTCACAGGCACAAATACAAACATTTCATTTTCATTTACAATTTCATAAGGTTTTACCACATCTTTCCAATACAAATCTATGTTATCTGAATTATAAGTGTTGATTAGAAAAGGATAAAGCGATAAAAGCAAGCATTGCAGTTTAACTTCATCTTTTGCATCGCAATATATTAAAGGTATCGTATCAATACTTTCTTCGCCCTCGTCGTTGGCATAAAGAATTTCCATTAAGTTTTGGTTTATTGTTAAGGTTATATGCGGGTTTGTTTCTGTTTTTGCAACTTGATATATTCTATCTACCGCAACTTTAAACTCCTGCAACGGTATTGTGGCTTTTGTGGCTTCTTTTCTTATGCTTATCTGTTTATAATCAGGAAATCTGCCTTGTATAATTTTAGACGCTATTTTAATTGTAAAATCGGTATCGTTAATAATAAATTCTGCATATAAGGGTTCATTGTTATCGTTGTAATAGGTATTAAAAGTTAATACAGCGTCTTGTTCTGCATTTATTTTAAGAAGCTGTCTTACTGCGTTTGCCTCTATAATACCGTAAAAATCTTTTGTTTCTTGATTAAACACTTTATTGTCAAGCATCATTCGGTTTGTAGCTACCGCATTAATTTGATTGTCTTTGCATTCTATAAGCACGCCTGTAAATTCTCTTGTAGCCATACTGCCGTCTTCTTTTAACGAAGCAAATACTGTATTTAAAAATTGCTTTGCGTCTTTAAAAGGTAAAGCAAATATGGTATCAGGCTGTTTGTTTTTAATAAAAAAATCATATTCTTCAACGCTTGTAGGTTTAAGCGTAGCGGTAAATGTATTGTTTTTAACTATCATTAAACGGTCTTTAAAGTCAATTTCCACTTGGTCTTTAAAGCTTTTAAAAAGCTTGGCTACATCAGGCTTGATGTAGCACTTAATTTCTTTTTCCAAAGGCTGTGCCAATGTATATTCAATGGTTTCCTGAAATGCTTCGTTTGTGGCAGTTAAAGACAGTTTATCGTTTTGTATCCATAAGTATAAGTTGCTTAAAAAATCAGAGTTGCTTTTTTTGGGCACTATACTGACGGTATTGAAAATTTTTGCGATTATATCAGCATTAAATTCACTCATATTTAAAAAGCCCTCTTGAGCCTTTCTTGGTAAAAATTAAAAACATAAGTTCCGTTTCTGAAATATTTAACGATAAAATTACCTTTGTCTTTGCTTTTAACAACAATCCTTAAATACTCATTATCAGCTGGATCGCCTGAAATGTAATTATCTTTGTTGAATTCTCTTATCATATTGCTAACATCATTCACATCGTCTGTCTGTATCTCTATATATCCGTTTTTTCCAGAGTAACTGCAAATAAACTCTTTTGCCTTTAAGTTTTCTAATTCCTTCAAAAGCAGTTTCATAAATACACCTCCTTTTTTGGGTTTCCGCTAATAGCCAATTCAACATACTCTTTTAGAGATTTTAAGTTATTCCAAAGCGGAACATACTGTTTTAAAGTTTTGTTCCAGCTGTATTCCAAACCTGTGTATAATACTTTCTTGCGTAAAGCAACCGATAACATAACAGGACTGTCATCTACAACAAGAAACACTCTATTATTGATAAATTCCTTTTTATTTTGCGCAATAATGAGCTTATCAAAATCAAGATGGTTTTTAACCAGCCATCTTTCGGTAGTATATCTTGAATCATTTATTCTATCTGTTACAATGGTAATATAAAAACCCATTTTTCTAAGTTCTTTTAAGAAAAGCATAGAATATTCAAAGGGTTCGTATTTTTCCTGTTCTAAATGTATTTCATTGACAATACGCTTAAATTCTTTATCTGATATATAGTTTTTATAAAAATGCCAATCCCAAAACTCTATGGCAGGGACAAAATACTTGTTTTTTATAAGTTTTTGATATAAAGCGCCCGCAAAATTCCATAAAGTATTGTCTATATCTATAAAAACGATTTCTTTATTTAACGCCTGTGCTTCCAAAACCATTACTACCTCTTTCTGTATAATTAAATTCTTTAGTTTCTGCTACATATACTTTTACAACAGGCACAATTACAAGCTGTGCTATTCTGTCGCCTTTTTGTATGTGAAAATATTCTTTGCCGAAGTTTGCAAGAATAATTTTGATTTCTCCACGATAATCTGAGTCTATCGTGCCGGGAGTATTTAAAACAGTAACACCTTTTAGCGCAAGTCCGCTTCGTGGTCTAATTTGACCCTCAAAACCCTGCGGTATTTCTACTGCAAGACCTGTTGATACAAGCTTTATTTCGTTTATGCCTAAATCAAGCGTTTCTATTGAACGCAAATCCATACCTGATGATCCTTGTGTCTGATAATCAGGTAAGATTGCAGTAGGGTTAAGTTTTTTAAAGAAAATTGTTATCATATTGCTTCCTCTTTATTAAAAACTTTTAATATCGGTATAATAGTATTTTCTTTGCTTTCTTTAAGTTCTTTGCCTTTTTGAGTGATATAATAAGTTATCTGTTTTGATTTCGCTATATGTTTTTTCTTTCTTGGAAAAAGCATTTTAGCAGTATCAAAGGGTTCCTGTAAAGAACGAATATAACCTTTACCGTGTGCCTGCTTTAACAGCGTAATAACAAAACCTTGCTGATATTTAACTTTTATATTGCATTGTCTTGCAACTTCAAAAGCTTTTTTACGCAACAAACGCAGTTTAACAGGATTTTCTTTTGTAGCATCAATATCAGATATCATTTGATAAATAAGCTTAATGCCGCCTGCTTTATAAAAGCGGTTTCTGTCTCTTCTCTGTTTATCTATTAGTGTTAAACTCATACTATTTCCTCCATAGTTTTGCTTTCTGTTAGTCCCACAATCAGCCACACAACAATATTTGCAACAGGTATCAGCAACAAAAGCCAATACCAACCGCTTTTGCCTATATCGTGCAAGCGTCTTACAAACAAACTAACATTTGGCACAACAATAGCCAGCGAATAAAGCCAATATAAACCTACTAAATAAGGGATAATTAAATAACTCAATAATAAAAGTGTTGCTATGATAATAAAGTTAACTAAATGAAAATACCAAAATTCTTTTCTTGTTGCCTTGCCTTCAAAGTTTATGTAGTTTTTAAAAGCCAAAAGATAGTATTCTAACATAACACCTCCTACCATTTATTTCCTACGCTTCCGTCTTTTTGTTTCCAAAAAGCGCTTCCGCAGGATTGACATCTAAAATATTCATTGCCGTTTTTTGTTTTTCTTATTACAAGGTCTCCTCTGCACTCAGGG of Desulfurella amilsii contains these proteins:
- a CDS encoding DUF805 domain-containing protein, with amino-acid sequence MLEYYLLAFKNYINFEGKATRKEFWYFHLVNFIIIATLLLLSYLIIPYLVGLYWLYSLAIVVPNVSLFVRRLHDIGKSGWYWLLLLIPVANIVVWLIVGLTESKTMEEIV
- the dut gene encoding dUTP diphosphatase, whose translation is MTIFFKKLNPTAILPDYQTQGSSGMDLRSIETLDLGINEIKLVSTGLAVEIPQGFEGQIRPRSGLALKGVTVLNTPGTIDSDYRGEIKIILANFGKEYFHIQKGDRIAQLVIVPVVKVYVAETKEFNYTERGSNGFGSTGVK